In one window of Comamonas testosteroni DNA:
- a CDS encoding acyl-CoA dehydrogenase, which translates to MNFDFSDDQNALRNEIRKFLTRESPLTQARALLEGEGHHARDVWSGMAQLGVTSLMLPQDCGGIGLGAMEMCVVAEEVGRQLSPVPLASTMYLAVQAVLLSTQDQSAQRRQWLLPVSGGSIGCLAAPVDGQEPPSGLPLFDGKTLKGECPLVADGMAAQWGVALARDATGADVLVAFSCDGSVQRRKLKTLDPSKPYALLRFDGTAAEPLDGARSAAQVLARVRNRAAVMLAFEQLGAADAALEMACSYARERKAFGRPIGSYQGIKHKLANLYTSNQLARAHCYYGAWALTADMALADGAPELACAAAAARVSSTQALSDAAQENLHTHGGMGYTWELDCHLFYRRARQQAVQLGSIHTWREQVAVELQKRLLAPAQETIVQSTAAAERQSMDFEDTPEEAVFRAECRAWLQANAQPKASADDYFGRDMTAEQRMEAARLWQGKKAAAGFGAITWPKVLGGRGGTPMQELIWRQEEGKVKVPTGMFNVSLGMVLPSVMAHASAEVLALHVAPALGGKNLWCQLLSEPGAGSDLGMVRTRAERATDGREGWILNGQKVWTSLAQFAQLGLVLARTNAQASKFEGLTTFFLDMHSPGIAVRPIRQAGGESEFNEVFFEDVFVPDSQMVGKLGGGWKVTLTGLMAERLAIGGVMPAELWRTTAGLLADHRFDGKPALQDGRLRERWADLYLKEQALWLLQCRALTALSKGRQPGPEMSGAKNVAAAALQSFSYFAIDLLGERGVLAASELGERFAMVERLWFGSAGMRIAGGTDEVVLNSIGERVLGLAAEPRADKDLPFCELLA; encoded by the coding sequence ATGAACTTCGATTTCAGTGACGACCAGAACGCCTTGCGCAACGAGATACGCAAATTCCTGACCCGCGAATCGCCGTTGACGCAGGCGCGTGCCTTGCTCGAGGGCGAGGGGCACCATGCCCGGGACGTATGGAGCGGCATGGCCCAGCTGGGCGTGACCAGCCTGATGCTGCCGCAGGACTGTGGCGGTATCGGTCTCGGTGCCATGGAGATGTGCGTGGTGGCCGAGGAAGTGGGCCGCCAGCTCAGCCCCGTGCCTCTGGCATCGACCATGTATCTGGCGGTGCAGGCTGTCCTGCTATCTACACAGGATCAGTCTGCGCAACGCCGGCAATGGCTGCTGCCGGTTTCGGGCGGAAGCATTGGCTGCCTGGCAGCGCCTGTGGACGGGCAGGAGCCGCCATCCGGTCTGCCCCTGTTTGACGGCAAGACCTTGAAGGGGGAATGTCCGCTGGTGGCCGACGGCATGGCCGCGCAATGGGGTGTGGCGCTGGCGCGCGATGCGACGGGGGCGGATGTGCTGGTGGCCTTCAGCTGTGACGGCTCGGTGCAGCGCAGGAAACTCAAGACGCTGGATCCTTCCAAGCCCTATGCCTTGTTGCGCTTTGACGGCACGGCGGCCGAGCCGCTTGACGGAGCCCGCAGCGCTGCTCAGGTGCTGGCACGCGTGCGCAATCGTGCTGCCGTGATGCTGGCCTTCGAACAGCTGGGAGCCGCCGACGCCGCGCTGGAGATGGCCTGCAGCTATGCCAGGGAGCGCAAGGCCTTTGGCCGGCCCATTGGCTCCTATCAGGGCATCAAGCACAAGCTGGCCAATCTCTACACCAGCAACCAGCTGGCCCGTGCGCATTGCTACTACGGAGCCTGGGCGCTGACGGCAGATATGGCTCTGGCTGATGGTGCGCCCGAGCTGGCCTGCGCGGCCGCGGCAGCTCGCGTGAGCAGCACCCAGGCGCTGTCGGATGCCGCGCAGGAAAACCTGCACACCCACGGCGGCATGGGCTATACGTGGGAGCTGGACTGCCATCTGTTCTATCGCCGCGCGCGTCAGCAGGCCGTGCAGCTGGGCAGTATCCACACCTGGCGCGAGCAGGTGGCGGTCGAGTTGCAAAAGCGGCTGCTTGCTCCTGCGCAAGAGACGATTGTGCAGAGCACGGCCGCGGCGGAGCGTCAGTCCATGGACTTTGAGGACACGCCCGAAGAAGCCGTCTTCCGTGCCGAATGCCGCGCCTGGCTGCAAGCCAATGCCCAGCCCAAGGCCAGTGCCGACGATTACTTCGGTCGCGACATGACTGCCGAGCAGCGCATGGAGGCAGCCCGGCTCTGGCAGGGCAAGAAGGCTGCAGCGGGCTTTGGCGCGATTACCTGGCCCAAGGTGCTGGGTGGCCGGGGCGGCACACCCATGCAGGAGCTGATCTGGCGGCAGGAGGAGGGCAAGGTCAAAGTGCCCACGGGCATGTTCAATGTGAGCCTGGGCATGGTGTTGCCATCGGTGATGGCGCACGCCAGCGCCGAAGTGCTGGCCCTGCATGTGGCCCCGGCACTGGGCGGAAAAAACCTCTGGTGCCAGCTGCTGAGCGAGCCGGGGGCCGGCTCCGATCTGGGCATGGTGCGCACACGTGCCGAGCGTGCAACCGATGGCCGCGAAGGCTGGATCCTCAACGGCCAGAAGGTCTGGACCTCTCTTGCGCAGTTTGCCCAGTTGGGTCTGGTGCTGGCAAGGACCAATGCGCAGGCGAGCAAGTTTGAGGGACTGACCACCTTCTTTCTCGATATGCACTCGCCCGGCATTGCCGTGCGGCCGATTCGCCAGGCAGGGGGCGAGTCCGAGTTCAACGAAGTCTTCTTCGAGGACGTGTTCGTGCCCGACAGTCAGATGGTGGGCAAGCTGGGCGGTGGTTGGAAGGTCACGCTGACAGGCTTGATGGCAGAGCGCCTGGCCATTGGCGGCGTGATGCCCGCCGAGCTGTGGCGCACCACGGCGGGCCTGCTGGCCGATCATCGATTTGACGGCAAGCCGGCGCTGCAGGACGGTCGCCTGCGCGAGCGCTGGGCCGACCTCTATCTGAAGGAGCAGGCGCTATGGCTGCTGCAGTGCCGCGCGCTGACGGCGCTGAGCAAGGGGCGACAGCCCGGCCCCGAAATGAGCGGCGCCAAGAACGTGGCCGCTGCCGCGCTGCAGTCCTTCAGCTATTTCGCCATCGACTTGCTGGGCGAGCGCGGCGTGCTGGCCGCCAGCGAACTTGGCGAGCGTTTTGCCATGGTGGAGCGCCTGTGGTTCGGCTCTGCCGGCATGCGCATTGCGGGCGGTACCGACGAGGTGGTGCTCAACAGCATTGGCGAACGCGTGCTGGGGCTGGCTGCCGAGCCCCGTGCGGACAAGGACCTTCCCTTCTGCGAACTGCTTGCCTAG
- a CDS encoding GMC family oxidoreductase, producing the protein MDEVFDYIVIGAGSAGGTLAARLSENRQHKVLLLEGGASHKDLLVSMPSGWGQMINSPRYSWGHETEPEQYAAKRRISLPRGKRLGGSSSINGMIYVRGDRADFDSWAEQGAKGWSYDELLPYFVRTEDQQRSEQEFTRPWHGRGGPLTANNLHNPHPVSLAMVQAAIQAGMPACKDFNNGHPDGAGLFQVNLKNGQRSSVARNAIEPAMLRRNLDVRMQVLVTRIGLDGLRASTVHWKDQAGASHSACAGKEVLLCAGALQSPQLLMLSGIGPAAHLQEMGIEVKVDLPGVGANLQDHAIVPMSWRMKAGTPSLNRSLRGLGIGASLIQYLLTRQGAMAMPASEFAAWFSSDASLPYNDIQIHGLPVTGDIEGYMRGGRNYRTEAFPGMTMAPYQVRPYSRGQLRLRSRHPEELASIRMNFLHDERDRKALLHGVRMASTIARQSALAGLIETQTRPAPGLQSDEELLDWISMYMGSGHHASGSCRMGHAADPRSVVTPDLRVKGVQGLRVIDASVMPHLVSGNTNAASVVIGDKGADLVLGLAPPAARQWSVAAVLPDVAAAAAVV; encoded by the coding sequence ATGGATGAAGTCTTCGATTACATCGTCATAGGCGCGGGCTCGGCGGGCGGCACACTGGCTGCGCGGCTGAGCGAGAACCGACAGCACAAGGTCCTGCTGCTCGAAGGCGGCGCGAGCCACAAGGATTTGCTGGTTTCCATGCCTTCGGGCTGGGGCCAGATGATCAACAGTCCCCGGTATTCCTGGGGGCACGAAACAGAGCCCGAGCAGTACGCCGCCAAGCGCCGCATCAGCCTGCCGCGAGGCAAGCGCCTGGGGGGCTCATCCTCCATCAACGGCATGATCTATGTGCGCGGCGATCGGGCGGACTTCGACAGCTGGGCTGAGCAAGGGGCCAAGGGCTGGAGCTATGACGAGTTGCTGCCCTACTTTGTGCGCACCGAAGATCAGCAGCGCAGCGAACAGGAATTCACCCGGCCCTGGCACGGGCGCGGCGGGCCACTGACGGCCAACAATCTGCACAACCCACATCCGGTATCGCTGGCCATGGTGCAGGCTGCCATTCAAGCCGGCATGCCCGCCTGCAAGGATTTCAACAACGGCCACCCCGACGGGGCAGGGCTGTTTCAGGTCAATCTCAAGAATGGTCAGCGCTCGTCGGTGGCCAGGAACGCCATCGAGCCCGCCATGCTGCGGCGCAATCTGGATGTGCGCATGCAGGTGCTGGTCACCCGCATAGGTCTGGACGGGCTGCGCGCCAGCACAGTGCACTGGAAGGACCAAGCCGGTGCAAGCCACTCAGCCTGTGCAGGCAAGGAAGTGCTGCTGTGTGCAGGGGCCCTGCAGTCGCCCCAGTTGCTGATGCTTTCGGGCATCGGCCCGGCAGCGCACCTGCAGGAGATGGGGATCGAGGTCAAGGTGGATCTGCCCGGAGTGGGCGCCAATCTGCAGGACCATGCGATTGTCCCCATGTCCTGGCGCATGAAGGCCGGCACGCCCAGCCTCAACCGCTCGCTGCGCGGCCTGGGTATTGGCGCTTCGCTCATTCAGTACCTGCTGACCAGGCAGGGCGCGATGGCCATGCCGGCCTCGGAGTTTGCCGCCTGGTTCAGCAGCGATGCGAGCCTGCCCTACAACGACATCCAGATTCACGGCCTGCCCGTGACCGGCGATATCGAGGGCTATATGCGGGGCGGCAGGAACTACCGCACCGAAGCCTTCCCCGGCATGACGATGGCACCCTATCAGGTGCGGCCCTATTCACGCGGCCAGCTCAGGCTCAGAAGCCGCCATCCCGAGGAACTGGCCAGCATTCGCATGAACTTTCTGCATGACGAGCGTGACCGCAAGGCGTTGCTCCATGGAGTACGCATGGCCAGCACGATTGCCCGCCAGAGCGCGCTGGCCGGTCTGATCGAAACGCAGACGCGCCCGGCACCTGGCCTGCAAAGCGATGAGGAGCTGCTGGACTGGATCTCCATGTACATGGGCTCGGGCCACCACGCCAGCGGCAGCTGCCGCATGGGCCATGCCGCCGATCCGCGAAGCGTGGTCACGCCAGACCTGCGGGTCAAGGGCGTGCAGGGGCTGCGTGTGATCGATGCCTCGGTCATGCCGCATCTGGTGTCGGGCAACACGAATGCTGCATCGGTGGTGATTGGCGACAAGGGCGCAGATCTGGTGCTGGGCCTGGCGCCGCCCGCTGCAAGGCAGTGGAGTGTGGCTGCGGTGCTACCGGATGTCGCAGCCGCCGCCGCCGTGGTTTGA
- a CDS encoding 3-hydroxyacyl-CoA dehydrogenase NAD-binding domain-containing protein, translating to MTTEIIRYAVDEDGIATLTLDYPGKTMNVIDQAFMDSLQACIERMQGDDRVRGGIITSGKDSFVAGADLMGMEANIDAMADMPIQELFASCASLSRLLRKLESLGKPLVAAINGMALGGGYEICLACHHRIAADAPTVMLGLPEAQVGLLPGAGGTQRLPRMIGILAAMPFLMEGKQLQAVKAREAGLVDEVVAPEQLLGAAKAWLLASPTAVQPWDVKGFRIPGGGPLDARVAPAFVVGNTLLQAKTFHNMPAPLCIQSCIYEGCQLPIDKGLRIESKYMATLSRSPVARGMIRTLFVNKTKAEKGMHRPAGFEPFKCRKLGLIGAGMMGAGIALVAAQRGIQVVLIDRDQAAADKGKRYSEKVLAKQVDKGRQTREKADAILARIMPGTDYELLRDADMVVEAVFEDRAVKAEVTRKLDAVLPPGCVLASNTSALPISLLAQASDRPDRFIGLHFFSPADKMPLVEVIRGKQTSDATLAQALDFVAQLKKTPIVVNDKCGFFTSRFIGAFVDDAIGMVAEGIAPALIENCAKHAGMPVGPLAITDELSIDLSKHAGESQAKEFPEEYRPGRSVPVIGKLFELGRLGRKVGKGFYDYDPSEGGSGKRIWPGLAGHYPLKALQPSAHDLKQRILYVQAVEGARAMEEGVLLAPADGDIGSILGVGFPAYTGGPFCFIDGIGLPQFVAEADRLADLFGEQLRPPQLLRDMAARGQTFYGKSARA from the coding sequence ATGACAACAGAAATCATTCGCTACGCCGTCGATGAGGATGGCATTGCCACGCTGACGCTGGATTACCCCGGCAAGACCATGAATGTGATCGACCAGGCCTTCATGGACAGCCTGCAGGCCTGTATTGAACGCATGCAAGGCGACGACCGGGTGCGCGGCGGCATCATCACCTCGGGCAAGGACAGCTTTGTCGCGGGGGCCGACCTGATGGGCATGGAGGCCAATATCGACGCCATGGCGGACATGCCCATCCAGGAGCTGTTCGCCTCCTGCGCATCGCTGTCCAGGCTGCTGCGCAAACTGGAGAGCCTGGGCAAGCCGCTGGTGGCGGCCATCAACGGAATGGCATTGGGAGGCGGCTATGAAATCTGCCTGGCCTGCCACCACCGCATTGCCGCCGATGCCCCCACGGTCATGCTCGGCCTGCCCGAGGCGCAAGTGGGCTTGCTGCCCGGCGCCGGCGGCACCCAGCGCCTGCCGCGCATGATCGGCATTCTGGCCGCCATGCCTTTTCTGATGGAAGGCAAGCAGCTGCAGGCCGTGAAGGCCAGGGAAGCGGGTCTGGTGGACGAGGTGGTGGCTCCCGAGCAGTTGCTGGGCGCTGCCAAGGCCTGGCTGCTGGCCAGTCCCACGGCGGTGCAGCCCTGGGATGTGAAAGGCTTTCGCATTCCCGGCGGCGGCCCGCTGGATGCGCGCGTGGCCCCGGCTTTCGTGGTGGGCAACACCCTGCTGCAGGCCAAGACCTTTCACAATATGCCGGCGCCGCTGTGCATTCAAAGCTGCATCTACGAAGGCTGCCAGCTGCCCATCGACAAGGGCCTGCGCATCGAGAGCAAGTACATGGCCACGCTGTCGCGCAGCCCCGTGGCGCGCGGCATGATCCGTACGCTCTTCGTCAACAAGACCAAGGCCGAAAAAGGCATGCACCGTCCTGCAGGCTTCGAGCCCTTCAAATGCCGCAAGCTGGGTCTGATTGGCGCAGGCATGATGGGCGCGGGCATTGCCTTGGTGGCAGCCCAGCGCGGTATCCAGGTGGTGCTGATAGACCGGGATCAGGCCGCTGCGGACAAGGGAAAGCGCTACTCCGAGAAGGTGCTGGCCAAACAGGTGGACAAGGGCCGCCAGACGCGTGAGAAGGCCGATGCCATTTTGGCGCGCATTATGCCCGGCACCGACTACGAGCTGCTGCGCGATGCCGATATGGTGGTCGAAGCCGTGTTCGAAGACCGTGCCGTCAAGGCCGAAGTGACCCGCAAGCTGGACGCCGTGCTGCCGCCTGGCTGCGTGCTGGCCAGCAATACCTCGGCCCTGCCCATCAGCCTGCTGGCGCAGGCGAGCGACAGGCCCGATCGCTTCATCGGTCTGCATTTCTTCTCGCCGGCCGACAAGATGCCGCTGGTGGAAGTCATTCGCGGCAAGCAGACATCGGATGCCACGCTGGCGCAGGCCCTGGACTTCGTGGCTCAGCTCAAAAAGACGCCCATTGTCGTCAACGACAAGTGCGGCTTTTTCACCAGCCGCTTCATCGGCGCGTTTGTGGATGACGCCATCGGCATGGTGGCCGAAGGCATTGCCCCTGCATTGATAGAGAACTGTGCAAAACATGCGGGCATGCCCGTGGGGCCGCTGGCGATTACCGATGAGCTGTCGATTGATCTGTCCAAGCATGCGGGCGAATCCCAGGCCAAGGAGTTCCCAGAGGAGTACCGGCCCGGTCGCTCCGTGCCGGTAATCGGCAAGCTGTTCGAGCTGGGCCGCCTGGGCCGCAAGGTGGGCAAGGGCTTCTATGACTACGACCCCAGTGAGGGTGGCAGCGGCAAGCGCATCTGGCCGGGCCTGGCCGGGCATTACCCGCTCAAAGCCCTGCAGCCCAGCGCGCACGACCTCAAGCAGCGCATTCTCTATGTGCAGGCCGTCGAAGGGGCGCGTGCCATGGAGGAGGGCGTGCTGCTGGCACCGGCCGACGGCGACATCGGCTCGATTCTGGGCGTGGGCTTTCCGGCCTACACAGGCGGCCCGTTCTGCTTTATCGACGGCATAGGTCTGCCGCAGTTCGTGGCCGAGGCCGACCGTCTGGCCGATCTGTTCGGCGAGCAACTGCGCCCGCCGCAGCTGCTGCGCGATATGGCGGCCAGGGGGCAGACCTTCTACGGCAAGAGCGCAAGAGCCTGA
- a CDS encoding acetyl-CoA C-acetyltransferase, with translation MEALIFDHVRTPRGKGKPDGALHEVTPVWLAAQPLVALRERNRLDTAVVDDVVMGCVVPVGEQGGNVGRMAVLQADYAQSVAGVQLNRYCGSGLEAVSFAAAKVMAGQADMAIGAGVEMMSRVPMGSDGGAWAQDPQLASKTYFVMQGISADLLASLRGHSRRDLDAYSAESHRRAATAWAEGRFDRSVVPVKDFLGMTLLEKDETIRAGTSVESLATLKPAFTEMGQKYGYDSVALQRYPQVEQIHHHHHAGNSSGIVDGAAAVLIGTAEAGARQGLKPRARIRAFASIGSEPTLMLDGPALAARKALARARMQASDIDLWELNEAFATVVLTMMEELDIPHERMNVNGGAIAMGHPLGATGAMILGTVLDELERTGKRTALISLCVAAGMGSAMIIERV, from the coding sequence ATGGAGGCATTGATCTTCGACCATGTCCGTACCCCCCGAGGCAAGGGCAAGCCGGATGGAGCGCTGCATGAGGTGACGCCGGTCTGGCTGGCAGCGCAGCCGCTGGTGGCGCTGCGTGAGCGCAATCGGCTCGATACGGCGGTGGTGGACGATGTGGTCATGGGCTGTGTGGTGCCCGTGGGCGAGCAGGGCGGCAATGTGGGCCGCATGGCGGTGCTGCAGGCCGACTATGCGCAAAGCGTGGCCGGCGTGCAGCTCAATCGCTACTGCGGCTCGGGCCTGGAGGCGGTGAGCTTTGCCGCGGCCAAGGTGATGGCGGGCCAGGCCGATATGGCCATCGGTGCCGGCGTGGAGATGATGTCCCGAGTGCCCATGGGCTCGGACGGTGGTGCCTGGGCCCAGGACCCGCAGCTGGCCAGCAAGACCTATTTCGTGATGCAGGGCATCTCGGCCGATCTGCTGGCATCGCTGCGTGGCCACAGCCGCCGTGATCTGGACGCGTACTCGGCTGAAAGCCATCGTCGTGCGGCCACGGCCTGGGCTGAAGGTCGCTTCGACAGGTCTGTCGTGCCTGTCAAGGACTTCCTGGGCATGACGCTGCTGGAAAAGGACGAGACCATTCGTGCCGGGACCTCGGTGGAGTCGCTGGCGACACTCAAGCCAGCGTTCACCGAGATGGGCCAGAAATACGGCTACGACAGCGTGGCGCTGCAGCGCTATCCGCAGGTCGAGCAGATTCACCATCATCACCATGCCGGCAACAGCTCGGGCATTGTCGACGGTGCGGCTGCCGTGCTGATAGGCACGGCCGAGGCTGGTGCCAGGCAGGGCCTGAAGCCCAGGGCCCGCATCCGCGCCTTTGCCAGCATCGGCTCCGAGCCGACCTTGATGCTGGACGGCCCGGCCCTTGCCGCACGCAAGGCCTTGGCCCGGGCGCGGATGCAGGCTTCCGACATCGATCTGTGGGAGCTCAACGAGGCCTTTGCCACGGTGGTGCTGACCATGATGGAGGAGCTGGACATTCCCCATGAGCGCATGAACGTCAACGGCGGAGCGATTGCCATGGGCCACCCGCTGGGTGCGACGGGCGCCATGATTCTGGGCACGGTGCTGGACGAGCTGGAGCGCACCGGCAAGCGCACGGCGCTGATCAGCCTGTGCGTTGCGGCGGGCATGGGCTCGGCCATGATCATCGAACGCGTGTGA
- a CDS encoding SDR family NAD(P)-dependent oxidoreductase, with amino-acid sequence MFRLDGKVALVSGGGRGMGFGIAQALAVQGAHVVVNDFHQSRAESAARQLREAGLKASAQAADLTDRAAIFAMVERIQAELGVVDIFVHNAGIPAQGWGYTPFLQSPESESESEWNAWLQLNLHGLMHACQALLPAMQQKGWGRIVAINSDAARTATGMGLCAYGAAKAAAVGFIRNLSGEVGPHGVTANAVSLGTMNNWEGSQKIARKGTSVGRAGSPQDVGAAVSYLASTEGQWVNGRVLPVNGGGLVARARQPCPTAPPDSLAVVKAGRLFCHSRDRELWHRGRQSPRWGHCRGPNRLSRPQRQAMCRQGRLRPVFLIVCP; translated from the coding sequence ATGTTCAGGCTGGACGGGAAAGTGGCGCTGGTCAGCGGCGGCGGGCGCGGCATGGGGTTCGGTATCGCGCAGGCGCTTGCCGTGCAGGGCGCGCATGTGGTGGTGAACGACTTTCATCAGAGCCGCGCCGAGAGTGCTGCACGTCAACTGCGCGAAGCGGGATTGAAGGCATCGGCCCAGGCGGCGGATCTGACGGACCGCGCCGCCATCTTTGCCATGGTCGAGCGCATCCAGGCCGAGCTTGGCGTGGTCGATATCTTTGTGCACAACGCCGGCATTCCGGCCCAGGGCTGGGGCTATACACCGTTTCTGCAGTCGCCCGAGTCCGAGTCCGAGTCCGAGTGGAACGCCTGGCTGCAGCTCAATCTGCACGGGCTGATGCATGCCTGCCAGGCGCTGCTGCCCGCCATGCAGCAAAAGGGCTGGGGGCGCATCGTGGCCATCAACTCCGATGCAGCGCGCACGGCCACGGGCATGGGTCTATGTGCCTATGGCGCGGCCAAGGCGGCAGCGGTTGGCTTCATCCGCAATCTCTCGGGCGAAGTGGGCCCGCACGGCGTGACGGCCAACGCTGTGTCGCTGGGCACCATGAACAACTGGGAAGGCTCGCAGAAGATCGCCAGAAAAGGCACTTCCGTGGGCCGGGCCGGATCGCCCCAGGATGTGGGTGCGGCCGTGAGCTATCTGGCATCGACCGAAGGGCAATGGGTCAACGGCCGGGTGCTGCCGGTCAACGGCGGTGGTCTGGTGGCCAGAGCCCGCCAGCCTTGCCCGACAGCCCCGCCCGACAGCCTTGCGGTGGTGAAAGCCGGAAGGCTTTTTTGTCACTCAAGAGACCGCGAGCTGTGGCACCGAGGGCGGCAAAGCCCCCGCTGGGGGCATTGTCGCGGCCCAAACCGGCTTTCGCGTCCGCAGAGGCAAGCCATGTGCCGCCAGGGGCGGTTGCGGCCGGTTTTTCTCATAGTCTGCCCCTAG
- a CDS encoding CaiB/BaiF CoA transferase family protein, with the protein MRVLEFAGIGPAPFAGMMLADMGADVILIERSADHAAASRYPRMAQNRGKKSIALDLKSEAGRAAAWKLIESADALIEGFRPGVMERLGFSPEEVARRAPRLVFGRVTGWGQTGPLSQAAGHDINYVALTGVMSTSMRPGQAPVLPPTIVGDMAGGAMFLLFGIMCAMHEARKSGRGQVVDAAMIDGVTAMSGLMHQMRGAMGYWKDDPAQNHFLNTSPFYEVFECADGKHITLGAIEPQFYALQLQKLGLTDVDPKRQYQSCDWPEVKARVAAIVCRKTQAQWCEELEGSDVCFAPVLSLAEAPAHPHNAQRNLFIDLEVDGSTQRQPSPAPRFSRTPTRSPTPGTRIGQDTDAVLASLGYARADIAALRDSGACA; encoded by the coding sequence ATGCGCGTCCTCGAATTTGCAGGCATAGGCCCTGCCCCCTTTGCCGGCATGATGCTGGCCGACATGGGCGCCGACGTGATTCTCATTGAGCGCAGCGCCGACCATGCGGCGGCATCCCGCTACCCGCGCATGGCGCAGAACCGGGGCAAGAAGTCCATCGCGCTGGACCTCAAGTCCGAGGCCGGACGCGCCGCCGCATGGAAGCTGATCGAGTCTGCCGATGCACTCATCGAAGGCTTCAGGCCCGGCGTGATGGAGCGCCTGGGCTTCAGCCCCGAGGAAGTAGCCCGCCGCGCGCCCCGGCTGGTCTTTGGCCGTGTCACCGGCTGGGGCCAGACCGGCCCGCTGTCCCAGGCCGCCGGTCATGACATCAACTATGTGGCGCTGACGGGCGTGATGTCCACCTCCATGCGTCCCGGACAGGCTCCCGTGCTGCCACCGACCATCGTGGGCGATATGGCGGGCGGAGCCATGTTCCTGCTGTTCGGCATCATGTGCGCCATGCACGAGGCGCGAAAGTCCGGCAGGGGTCAGGTGGTGGACGCGGCCATGATCGACGGAGTGACCGCCATGAGTGGCCTGATGCACCAGATGCGCGGCGCCATGGGCTACTGGAAGGACGATCCCGCGCAGAATCACTTTCTCAACACCTCACCCTTCTATGAAGTGTTCGAGTGCGCAGATGGCAAGCACATCACCCTGGGCGCCATCGAGCCGCAGTTCTATGCCTTGCAGCTGCAAAAGCTGGGCCTGACCGATGTCGATCCCAAGCGCCAGTACCAAAGCTGCGACTGGCCCGAAGTCAAGGCCCGCGTGGCAGCAATCGTGTGCAGGAAGACGCAGGCACAGTGGTGCGAAGAGCTCGAAGGCAGCGATGTCTGCTTTGCCCCGGTACTGAGTCTGGCTGAGGCACCCGCTCACCCGCACAACGCCCAGCGCAATCTGTTCATCGATCTGGAAGTGGACGGCAGCACCCAGCGCCAGCCCTCACCGGCTCCACGCTTTTCACGCACCCCCACGCGCAGCCCCACACCGGGAACCAGGATCGGGCAGGACACCGATGCCGTGCTCGCATCCCTGGGCTATGCCAGGGCAGATATTGCAGCGCTGCGCGATAGCGGGGCCTGCGCCTGA